The sequence GCGACCAGTCGCGGGTGGAGTCGCGCTTCGAGATCCAGCGCAAGAACTCGGGCGGCACCTTCGTGGACCTGGCGCAGACCGGCGGCGACGTGGTGACGTACCACGACGCGCCGCTCCCCGCGGGCACGCCGCAGACGTACCGGGTGCGCGCCTGCAACGCCGCCGGGTGCTCGCCCTACGGCAACGAGGCCACCGCCACCCCGACGCCGTAGATCGCGATCGATCACGGCGAGATCCGGCCCCGGACGCGACGACGTGTCCGGGGCCGGATCTCATCGAAAAGAAGATCACACACAGGGCACAGAGGAAGACGGAGCCACAGAGAACTCAGCGCTGAGTTTCCCTGTGATTCCGTTTCTCTGATCCCGTGCCGCTAGATCCGAGGAAACAGCGAGTCTCACGCAGAGTCAGCAGGGTCAGCAGAGAACTGCAGCTTTTCTCTGCTGACCCTGCTGACTCTGCGTGAGACCATCGAACTCAGTCCACGCGCGGAACCTCGATGCGGAAGATCGAACCGCGAGGCGCGCGCGGCCGCAGCGCGATGGTCCCGCCGTGCACGCCCTCGACGATCTGCCGCACCAGCAGCAACCCCAGCCCGCTCCCGCCCGGCCGCGTGGTGAACGGCCGCGTGAACAGCCCGGGAAGGTGCTCGGGCGCGATCCCCGGCCCGTCGTCCCACACCGAGATCCGCACCCGGTCGCCCGCCGCGCGCACCACCACGCCGGCCGATCCGCCGGAGCCGACCGCCTCGACGGCGTTCAGCACCAGGTTGCGGACCGCCCGCACCAGCAGCGCGTGGTTCCCGCGCACCCGCACCCGCTCGCCCGGCACGGGAAGCGCCATCTCCAGCACCGCCGCGGACGGGTGCGCCACGCCGCGCACCGCCTCGGCCGCCGCGTCGCCGGCGTCGACCACGTCCAGCGGCATCCCGCCGGGAAGCGCGCGCAGCTCGTGGACGGCGCGCGCCACCTCGCCCGCGGCCGCGAACGCGCGCTCGGCCAGGTCGCCCGCGCGCCCCGCCAGCCGCTCCTCGGCCAGCAGGTAGAGCAGCCCCACCAGCGTGGACACGGGCGTGGCCAGCTCGTGCGCCAGGAACGCGGAAAGCTGCGCCTCGGCCTCGGGCCCGGGCGCAGCGGGTGGAGACGCGGCGCGCTCCGCCGCGGCGCGGGGAAAGAGCGGGACGGCGGGCGCGCGGAGCTCGTCGGGCATGCGGGAGCAGGGGAGGGGTGTGGCACAACCGGACCACGACCGACGGCGCGGAGGACCCGGGGTGGGAAGTCCCCGGCCGATGCAAGGCGCGGGACGGCGAATGCCGCCCCGCGCCCTGGTACGAACCGTCACGCCTCAGGCTGCGGCCGTGCCGCCGCCCTTCGCGTCTTCACGGCGCCGGCGGCGGCGATACGCGCCCGCCAGCCCGGCCAGCCCGGTCCCCACCAGCGCCAGCGTCACCGGCTCGGGCGTGGTAACGCCCGGATCGCAGTCCACGCTGGTGGTGCACTTCACCGACCCCAGGTCGCTCTGGGCGTGGATCTGGATCTGCGTGTTGGTCAGGTCCAGGTCCCAGGCGCCGGTCATGCTGAAGGTCATGACCACCCAGTCACCGCCGCCCAGGTTGCTGACGCCCGAGGTGCCGCAGGTGGGCGTCATCCACAGGTCGTTCCCGCCGCCGGGCAGCGCGTTGCCGCAGCTGCTGGCGATCGACCCGTCGTTCCCGTTCACTCCCGCGTCGAAGTCCAGCCCGAACGCGCCGCCGGAGCCGGGGACGTTCGTGATCTTCCACTTGGGCGGCGGGTTCGACGAGTTCGAGGTGCGGTACGGGCCGTCCATCGTGGTGACCGTCCCCTCCACCGCGTCGGGGATCAGGTTGTCCTCGTTCAGGTTGAAGAACGAGATCGAGGTCCACACGAAGTTCTGGTACGAGCCGTACAGCCCCGACAGGTTCTGGATCGACAGGGTGACGGTGGTGCCCGACACCAGCAGCTTCACCGATCCGCAGGTGGTGAGGCCCGGAAGCCCCGGCCCACAGATGTTCAGCCACTCCCTGTAGTTCGGGTCGGCGTGGGCGGGATTGGCGGTTGCCGCGCAAAGCGCGAGCACCGCCGCGGCTACGGCTTTTCTGCGCATTCACTACCTCCGCGCGTAAGAGGGGTGCGGCGGGCGCCGGACGGGTCGAAGAGGTGAGTCCGGAGGGGATGCCTGCAACCGCGGGCGGATGCCCCGCCCGATCGGGGCAGAGCCTTGCGCCATGCTCCCACCGCAATGCCCGCGCCCTCGCGAGGCCCGGTGGGGCATCCTCCGGCACTGCTTCTCATCGCGTGACACAGCAACGACTTATGGAGATTTGAGGATCGTGCGGGCCGCGTGGTGTGGCGCACGTTTGTGGGCCGCCCGCAACACTGGTCGTGGTGCGCCTGCACCGCCGTCGCAGCGCCGCAACAGGTGCGGTCGCTTGCCGTGCATTCCCAGGTCGGTCGACACGAGGTCCGAACTGGAATGAGATCCAACGAGAAGCCGCCGCCGCGCGTGGTGCGCGGCGGCGGCGGTGGCCTCGGGGGGACGAGGCGAGGCGTGCGGTCAGCCGACCACGGTGCCACCGGCCATGGGGCGGTGGCTGGCGCTCTCGACGCCCAGCTCGGCCGCCACCCGCGCCAGCGCGGCGACCACGGGGCGGAGCGAGCGGGTGACGCCGCGCACCGTCACCGTCATCATCGACGCGTCCACCGAGCGCAGCAGCTCGCCGCTCGACATGGTCAGCAGGTCGCCGAACGGGGCCATGTGGTTGGGCGCCAGCGGCGAGGCCTCGCCCAGCCCCAGCCGCCCCAGCAGGTGGTCGGCCTCGGCCGAGGCGTAGCGGTCGCTGGCGCGGCGCCCGAAGCGCCACAGCAGGTACGAGATCTTGAGCGCCAGGTGCGCCACCGCCTGCGCCAGCACGGCCGCGTCGGCGTCGTCGGCCCCTGGAGCGCGCGACTCCAGCTCGTCGGCGGTCTCGAGCGCCAGCGTGCAAAGGCTCTCGATTTCCCGCTCCAGGATGTGCAGGCGGATGGGGTTCATGGACGCCTCGTGTGAGTCGTGGGGGTGCGGCGGGAAGAAAAGGTCGCCGCCGCGTCCGCGCAAGGGTGGTGTAAACTTCCGCTCCCCTCGCGCTCCACGCCTGGCCCCAAACGATTGGCGGAGCCAGGTGAATGCAGGGGATTGCCTGGCCTGTCGGCAAGGCCCGCGCCAGCACTTTTTTCGGCTTCGGGACTGCACTCGCGCCCGCGCGTGATGCGCGCGAGGCGCGACGATTGTGGCGGCATGGCTACAGCGGCTGTCCCGCGGTCACCATCCGCCGGGCCTCCTCGGCGTCCACCGGGCCGCCCACGAAGAAGCCCTGCACGAAGTCGCACCCCAGGTCGCGCAGGCTTCCCATCTGCTCCTCGGTCTCCACCCCGCTGGCCACCACGGGGAGGTTCAGCGCGTGCGCCAGGCTCACGATGGCGCGCAGCACCTCGGGGTCGGCCGCCGACTGCGCCAGCACCGAGCGGTGCACCTTCACCGCGTCCACCTCCAGCCGCCACAGCGAGCCGGGCGTCGAGCCCACCGTGCCGTACTGGTCCACCTGCACCACCACGCCCAGCGCGCGCAGGCCGCGGAGGACCTCTTCCACGCGCGGGTCGCCGAGCACCGCCTCCGACACCTCCAGGCGCAGCAGCGACGGCTTGGCGCCGGTCTCGGCCAGCACGCGGCGCACGTTCTCGACCCCGTCGGGCGACAGCAGCTCGCGCACCGACACGTTCACGCTGACCCGCGGCGAGCGGTCGCCGAACTGGCGCTGCCAGGCGTACAGCTGCCGGCAGGCCTCGCGCAGCACCCAGCGGTCGATCGCGGCCACCAGCCCCGTGTCCTCGGCCACCGGCACGAACTGGCCGGCCGAGAGGGTTCCCCGCTCGGGGTGGCGCCAGCGCACCAGCGCCTCGAACGAGGTGATGTGCCCCGTCTCCACCGAGATCACCGGCTGGTACTGCAGCGTCAGCCCGTCGCCGCGCACGGCCGTGCGGAGATCGGACTCGAGCTGCAGCCGCGCCAGCGTGCTCTCGTGCATCTCGCGGTCGAACAGCTCGTAGCGCGCCTTGCCGCCCTCCTTGGCGCGGTACAGCGCGGTGTCGGCCTGGCGCATCAGCTCGCCCAGGTCGTTCCCCGCGGTGGAGCTCACGGCGATGCCGATGCTGGTCGACACGAACAGCTCGTGCGGCGACAGCCGGAAGGGCGACACCAGCTCGGCGCGGATCCGGTCGGCCACGCGGGTCACGTCGCCCGGGTCGTGGATGGAGTGCAGGAGCACGGTGAACTCGTCGCCGCCCAGCCGGCACACGGTGTCGCCCGGTCGCACGCAGCGCTGCAGCCGCGCGGCGATGTCGATCAGCACGCGGTCGCCCAGCTCGTGCCCCATCTGGTCGTTCACGCGCTTGAAGTCGTCCACGTCCACCAGCAGCAGCGCGAACAGCGCCCCGGGCTCGCGGGTGGCGGCGCGGGCGGTGTGCTGCAGGCGGTCCAGGAAGAGCGCGCGGTTGGGAAGGCCGGTCAGCGGGTCGTGCAGCGCCTCGTGGGCCAGCTGCTCCTCGAGCCGCTTCTGGCGGGTGACGTCGCGGGCCAGCCCCTGCACCCCCGCCTCGGCGCCCTCG comes from Longimicrobium sp. and encodes:
- a CDS encoding PEP-CTERM sorting domain-containing protein (PEP-CTERM proteins occur, often in large numbers, in the proteomes of bacteria that also encode an exosortase, a predicted intramembrane cysteine proteinase. The presence of a PEP-CTERM domain at a protein's C-terminus predicts cleavage within the sorting domain, followed by covalent anchoring to some some component of the (usually Gram-negative) cell surface. Many PEP-CTERM proteins exhibit an unusual sequence composition that includes large numbers of potential glycosylation sites. Expression of one such protein has been shown restore the ability of a bacterium to form floc, a type of biofilm.); amino-acid sequence: MRRKAVAAAVLALCAATANPAHADPNYREWLNICGPGLPGLTTCGSVKLLVSGTTVTLSIQNLSGLYGSYQNFVWTSISFFNLNEDNLIPDAVEGTVTTMDGPYRTSNSSNPPPKWKITNVPGSGGAFGLDFDAGVNGNDGSIASSCGNALPGGGNDLWMTPTCGTSGVSNLGGGDWVVMTFSMTGAWDLDLTNTQIQIHAQSDLGSVKCTTSVDCDPGVTTPEPVTLALVGTGLAGLAGAYRRRRRREDAKGGGTAAA
- a CDS encoding EAL domain-containing protein; amino-acid sequence: MPADIARPERLPSGVTAQTGGAPVECAPEGLDYRGVFLSDPNAVIAVDAWGRVAAANPACRHLWHAPAVSLIEAPFLSLIWPEDRTRAQEAIDAARAGATQEVSLALARRDGQRQDATVRLAALPEGCTLLYLVPEPAAGAAHAAGEILRHVVDGSAALFFYHQDAEGVLEYVSPGVSRVLGYAPDELVGTPLCRLADAGQPEIPGRDGMGGDHDGARVSCFRHRSGRTVFLELIESPVRREGAEAGVQGLARDVTRQKRLEEQLAHEALHDPLTGLPNRALFLDRLQHTARAATREPGALFALLLVDVDDFKRVNDQMGHELGDRVLIDIAARLQRCVRPGDTVCRLGGDEFTVLLHSIHDPGDVTRVADRIRAELVSPFRLSPHELFVSTSIGIAVSSTAGNDLGELMRQADTALYRAKEGGKARYELFDREMHESTLARLQLESDLRTAVRGDGLTLQYQPVISVETGHITSFEALVRWRHPERGTLSAGQFVPVAEDTGLVAAIDRWVLREACRQLYAWQRQFGDRSPRVSVNVSVRELLSPDGVENVRRVLAETGAKPSLLRLEVSEAVLGDPRVEEVLRGLRALGVVVQVDQYGTVGSTPGSLWRLEVDAVKVHRSVLAQSAADPEVLRAIVSLAHALNLPVVASGVETEEQMGSLRDLGCDFVQGFFVGGPVDAEEARRMVTAGQPL
- a CDS encoding HAMP domain-containing sensor histidine kinase, encoding MPDELRAPAVPLFPRAAAERAASPPAAPGPEAEAQLSAFLAHELATPVSTLVGLLYLLAEERLAGRAGDLAERAFAAAGEVARAVHELRALPGGMPLDVVDAGDAAAEAVRGVAHPSAAVLEMALPVPGERVRVRGNHALLVRAVRNLVLNAVEAVGSGGSAGVVVRAAGDRVRISVWDDGPGIAPEHLPGLFTRPFTTRPGGSGLGLLLVRQIVEGVHGGTIALRPRAPRGSIFRIEVPRVD